The sequence CAAATGAATCACTGTTGTTAATCATTGTGAGCAATATATCTGATGATATAGGTTATAAATCATCACAACAATTCTTTTTCTATGCCATTATGTAAAAAGACCGCATGCTTTCAACCTGTAAGTTTACCCAGAAACCACTCTGTCTTCTTAATACATTTCCATCTATATGcatgtataatatataatagaGATGCTTCTATGCTTGTTTCTTCAAAAGATATAGGTCCACTGTGTCTGCCGTGCGAGTGTACATTGTGAGCTGTGACATTATTTCATTAGTTTTTGCATAATCATCCCTTTTTCTTTGTAAGTGTGCTGCCTGAAAGCAATTTCTCCACACTGCACTCAAGCACACCAGTCTTTACAGGGAGCAGCTAAGCAAAACACTGATGGGTGTCAGCCACATTATATCCATAAGTAAAACTGTGTCTGTTTAAAGAATAAGTAAAGGTTCTACAAATACATTTCTTCTCACTAATGTTATAAATATCTTAATCATAAGAGATCCTTTAGGCTTGTTTGCATGCTGGCATGAATCAGACACCTCTACATGAGAGACGAACAGCTTTTAGATATAATAACACAAGTCAGTGGAAATTAGCCAATAAAATacacttttgttgttttcatcttttgaGAGACTACACAATAAACATAGCCAAAAAAAGTGTATAATGGATATCTACACACATATGAAAATATATCAGTTCACCTCAATAGGTTTTATTACATCTCTGCTTCAGCACCCTTAGTGAGTTAGTTTGAGTGCAGTGGGATGAACATTGCAGATGTCGAACCAGTGCTGATTTACCTCCTTGTGTGGTAGCAGACCATTTCGTGGCAGAAAGGGCCGGCGCCAGCGATCACGGCTGCCCACCACCTGCCAGAAGCGAGTGCCCTTGAGTAGAAAGATGGCATTGTGCGTGTAGGAGAAGTAGGCAGCATCAATGTTGCCATCTGGATGGTCTCCGCTCACCACTGGAGGGAAAACGTCTCTGATGTTTTTGGGGAAGCCTCTCGCCAAGCTGTTGGCTTCAACGTCGAATGCATACACCTGTTTGAACAGATAATTGTTTTCCCTCTTATATAGTAATCAATTCAATtacaacacataaacaaatcGCAGAGGAAGTGTAGCAGGTTTGTTTGCATGAATACATTCCCCCATAATGCTGAGAAACAATAAATTAGCTTGGGCTTTAGTCTTTTCATGACTTTGGTTATTGCATAATTCTTTCTACAAATTAGTATTGCTAGATTACAAATCACTTAAGGATACAGTAGTTGTAATGACAATTAAGCCAGAGATGGATTAAAATTTTAGAGAGGCCCCAAGGGCAAAAATGAGCTCCGCGCCCCCCCATTGAGACTCCCCACCAGGATACATACATGATGCCCTCTGTGCAGTACATATGTACCCTGCTGCGAGCTTGTTCCTGTCAAATTTAGAGCGCAGAGCAGGCTATGCTTTGCATATGCATTATATGCCCAAAAACCAACCTGTAGTCCTATACTGTAATAACAGGTCCCAGGTCCTCTGTGACTTTTCTGAGGTAATTTGACAAAACACAAGTTTAGAAAATTATTAATAGATGTATTTAGATTTTGACACAGAACCCATAAAATTATTAATGGTAAGGTCTGCCTTACTTGATATTCCCTGACAAATTTGCAGTCAGATTGCCAAAAcctgatacacagttccctgggGCTTTTTAATGCTAAACTAATCTATTAATCCCTGTGTGCTCCCTTTGTATCTAACCATTTGTCATGTGTCAAAGAGAAGATAAGGATGCCATTCTTACAAGTGTGTTTTTGAAGAAGTAGATGTGAGAGTCCCTCCTGTCATAAAAGGCCGTGTCAATGGGACTGGACACCCCAGGGAAACCTTCAGAGATTAACCTTGGATAGCGGTGACCTTCTGGGTCCTGTCTGAATACCTTGTCATTCTCACTGTCATACCTCCAGAACCGAGCACctgcacaaaacaacaacactttcTCAATATCtctttaaagaaaattaataaCCCAAGTGtaatatctgtttttatttacacatgCAACATAATGTAAGAGTACCTTTAAAGAAGTAAACTGCATCTCTTCTTCTGgaccacacatgcacaaatgcatcCACTCCGTCTGCGGGAATTCCACGCCAACCGATCTGCAGTGCAACTGGATCACCATAACGTGTTCGGTTATACCTGTTCTCATACAGCCAATACCAGTCGTCTCTCATGAAGTAGGTGTTAAAGCGGATGACCACTTCCCCATAGGGTGTCTTTTCCTTTCTGATCCAATCAAACACTGTGTTGAAGCGGCCCTTACAGCCCCCTGGAGAAAGAAAAGCGTGCTTTTGTATCAGTATATGAAGTGTGTAAGGAgaatttaagctttttttttttatctctggaGCTGTATGTGAATGTATCCACTAGATGGTGCTGTAACAATGTACCATAGAGGTGCTGTATTGCTTTCCTGTCCATCCAGTCCATCTCAAAGCCAGACTCATGTGGCAGATAGCTGGGCTGCATTATAGATCCAGATCTGTATATGTGGGGGAGACCTAAGACATGGCCGATCTCATGAACTGCCACCTGAATGATGGGAAATTAAAATGTTAGAATGACTGAGCTTCAACTGAACTTCTGATTATTGATGGTTCCTATGTTCTTGGTGTAGTAGGCTTACTTTGAGAAGGCTGATCCCACTGCCAGCATTGGGAGCAGTGAaatgttcatcatcatcaaagtgTATATCACCCAGGAACCAGGCGTGGGCAAATTCTTGACCAGTGCCATCAAACCTCTGATTACATCCAAGATGCCTTCCTGTGTGGGATAAAGTGAGAATTTTAAAAGATGCATtgtcttctttatttatttgagaAATGTCTACATgcagtataataataataataaaaaagacttACCTGTACCAAAGCCCAGCCTGATATCAACATCCTCCAGTGGGGAACGTGTGTCCTCTACAAACTCCAGCGGAGACACCTCACTCCACATCCTGAAGGCCAGTCTGAAGATGTACCTCTGCTCTTCAATAGACAGCTGACTGCTGTAGCCTTCTCCTATAAGCCTCCATTTCAGCACTGTCTTGGAAAAGGCCATGTAACCAGTCTCACTCAAATCTCTCTTGTGCCTGCTTTTGGATACAAGAGTGGCAAGATGACGTTTCCTGCGTTGCACTGCTTCGCTCTGACGCATGTTCACACTTATATTTACCATCCGATCGTATGCGATATGTGAGCTGTTTAGAGAGGTGTCATCAGACAGGTTAAATTCTTCTGTGTAATTCGTGCTGGTGTCATTGGAAATGCCTGTGAGGACACTTTCTGTGTCATTAAAACTGAATGTGTCATCTTCAGAGGAGGTTGCAGAACCAAAAGAAGTGTCACTAATTAAATTACTTGCTGTGTTGTTACTGTCAGTCTCATTGAAAGTGTCCCCAGGACTGTTTTCAATATCTGAGGCACTACTGTTCACAGCTGCTACAGGAGCATTTAGGTCAGTCTCCTTATCAGGGACCCCACACCTTGGTTTGTTCATTGCCACCTTGGTGGcctcatcaaacacacctgtgaCAGGCAGGCCCGAGACCTTCTGAAACTCTTTGAGTGCTGACATAAACGCTTCACTCTCAGTTGGTCTTTTGTGGTAATCTTGATCACCATCTGGAGACACATCCCTTGAGTGCGGCACTGAGGTCCCCTCCTGGATCGTGACTTGAAGTTCATCCATGAAGTCCTCATTTAAATTTGGGTGTGAATCTTCAAACTGAATCTCCTCCCAGTTCACTGGCTTCAAGAATCCATATCTAGAGAGAAACAACTGTGGCAAGacacattaaattacatttgGGTCCTACAATGTATCTTGAAATGTATAATATGTGAAAGCTTAGAAGAGTGCAAGCAATTACCTCTGCTGCGTACTTGTCTGTTATAACCTCAGCTTTGTGAGAGGTAAGGGTTTGCATATCAGAATGATCCCGATTGTGGAAAAGTTTCTCTGCATCAGTAGAGCTAATGCTGGTCCAGTAAAGTGAAATTATCAGCTGGATAAAAGTCAGCATCGTGGTGTTGGTTTACTCCCGAGATTATATACAAGTGAGATGACGGCAAGTAAGAAGGCAGTGTTTTATAGTCAGATCCTGAGTTTTACCACACCCATCTAAAGGTGCAACTCTCTGGAGGCATCCCACTTTTCTCACCCTTGTGTGAAAAGTAAACCTGTCTTTAATGTCTACAACTGCTCAATTTGACTGGATTGTATGGATGTGTTATACACGCTCCACTGGTTTTAAATGGGTTGTTGTTGACCTGTAGAAAGAAGTGAAACCCTTTGCTTTCATGTGGACAATGACAGAAACAGTGTTTTAAGACAACCATGACCTCTGCAAACACCTGCTTtgaaaaggacacacacacttgaatgttttacagtgacTAACCACCATGACCAAACCTTCCATATTATCACACAGCCCaaagtttattttcaaaaatatacACTGAATTTCTTCAGCAAGCTTGACATAAATAGAATTAAAATTATATTCACTTACATTTTCATGGCTTCTATGGCACACAACACTACATTCTCAGTGCAAAATAGCTTAAGAATTCAAGCATAGTTGGTAAAATGAGCAGGTAAGGTGAAACgcacaaatgaaaatacatttaatataGTAACCCAGAACATACAAAGAGACGATAAAGTGGATGGATTTAGAGTGGTGAATAGTTACTGTAGAACTTTGGCTATTGCTGCTGCCAGGTGTTCAGCTGTTGGCttttctgcagcacagctgACACACAGGCCTTCTGCTGTCATTGCATCTTGTGTAGTAGGTCCTATAGCTGCAAACTGGAAACAAAGAAGTTTAAGTGACTGTCAGAGGCAGTGAAGATCTATTTCATGCAATTTCTGTGTGTGACTATGAGGAAGCTATACCTTTATTTGAGTCAGACGATCACCTGACAGTCTCTGTACCACTTCTAGGCAAAACTTAACTCCTGATGGACTGAAAAAAGCTATGCTGGCTGGAGTGCCCTGTGAATGCACAGACCCATAAGCATTTTCATAAAAGGTGTTCTCTAAAATGTATTAGGACTGGGGGTTTTACCTGCTCTGTGAAATAGTTCTTTAGATTTTTCTCCAGATCTGGATGTTCAGCTGTTTGATAGACAGTCAGTGTCTCTAGGGGCACTCctggaaacaaagaaacagatcCCCGCAGTGATAAAGGTAGTGCAATTACTATTTTATAATTAGTATAACCCCAGTGGGAATTTTATCACCTTGAGTTTTAATCGTGAGATACAACAGGGGAAAATGCTTACCATTTTCCCTTAAAGCCGCAGGCAAGACTTCTCTCTTGATTGAgccacaggggaaaaaaagtggtggAATATTTGTGTCCTCTCCTATGAAGAGAATTAAGTAAAAGGTCATATTAGCTATCAGAACAATCACAAATTTTCAATTAAAGTGAACCTGAAGAATATGCAGGTATAAAATCATGTTGTACGTTCAATGATGACACGTGATAACACTTCTGCTGTCCCCGTGTCTTCACCCAAAGGGTTCAAACCCAGATTTCGtactgcagaggaaacaagaaTGATTGTTAAGATATGCAATGGTAATATATCATGGCAGAGCACATTTTATAGTATTATAACATGAGCAAactataaaaacagacagatccAACTTCTGACATTTACTATGAACAAAGAAGCTAAAACACACATCAGGAACATGCTGCACCTGCATCACAGCAAACTGTCAATTGTGTACAACCCATTTCCAAATGACTGTGAGCAGTAACATCAATTGACACATCCCTGGGCACCAGGTGCCTGCCACACTCTGCTACAATTAACATGAACTTAGCAAAGGTTTATTGGAATCACAATGCACAAAGACAAACTTAGAAAATTTCTTTTAAGAGAGAGGTGTTTTCAGACATAACAATAACTCACCTAAGGCAGCAGTTGCCTTTCCAACCACATAGATGGACTTGGCGTTCCATTTGTCTTTCACAGAGCTGTTCCACTCTGAATTGATAAAGGCAGTATTTAATCAAACTAGAGTGAACCCGTTTCAGTTAAACTCAGTTAGCAGTCCATAAACAGTGTACAGAACTGATAGACACTGAACACATGCTTTCAGGGGATTAAGATTAAAACAGTGCGTTAtagcatttttttgttttttttttgttgtttttttaatgtagctCTTTGCATCCTCTCAccttcccttctttcttctgcttctaAGCACATCTTAACAGCCTCTACTGCTCTTGGACTGGTAAATATAAGACCTCCATGTTTTTCTGGTtggaaaagctgaaaaacaaatacatcttaaacaacaacaagtgaaatatgaaaaaatatatatatatataaatggcAGGCACTCATTTTATACTGTCAC comes from Toxotes jaculatrix isolate fToxJac2 chromosome 21, fToxJac2.pri, whole genome shotgun sequence and encodes:
- the mmp21 gene encoding matrix metallopeptidase-21, with translation MLTFIQLIISLYWTSISSTDAEKLFHNRDHSDMQTLTSHKAEVITDKYGFLKPVNWEEIQFEDSHPNLNEDFMDELQVTIQEGTSVPHSRDVSPDGDQDYHKRPTESEAFMSALKEFQKVSGLPVTGVFDEATKVAMNKPRCGVPDKETDLNAPVAAVNSSASDIENSPGDTFNETDSNNTASNLISDTSFGSATSSEDDTFSFNDTESVLTGISNDTSTNYTEEFNLSDDTSLNSSHIAYDRMVNISVNMRQSEAVQRRKRHLATLVSKSRHKRDLSETGYMAFSKTVLKWRLIGEGYSSQLSIEEQRYIFRLAFRMWSEVSPLEFVEDTRSPLEDVDIRLGFGTGRHLGCNQRFDGTGQEFAHAWFLGDIHFDDDEHFTAPNAGSGISLLKVAVHEIGHVLGLPHIYRSGSIMQPSYLPHESGFEMDWMDRKAIQHLYGGCKGRFNTVFDWIRKEKTPYGEVVIRFNTYFMRDDWYWLYENRYNRTRYGDPVALQIGWRGIPADGVDAFVHVWSRRRDAVYFFKGARFWRYDSENDKVFRQDPEGHRYPRLISEGFPGVSSPIDTAFYDRRDSHIYFFKNTLVYAFDVEANSLARGFPKNIRDVFPPVVSGDHPDGNIDAAYFSYTHNAIFLLKGTRFWQVVGSRDRWRRPFLPRNGLLPHKEVNQHWFDICNVHPTALKLTH
- the uros gene encoding uroporphyrinogen-III synthase, which translates into the protein MHVLLLKEPRDGESGPDPYIKELASHGHKATLIPVLSFKFVSLNTLSDKLFQPEKHGGLIFTSPRAVEAVKMCLEAEERREEWNSSVKDKWNAKSIYVVGKATAALVRNLGLNPLGEDTGTAEVLSRVIIEREDTNIPPLFFPCGSIKREVLPAALRENGVPLETLTVYQTAEHPDLEKNLKNYFTEQGTPASIAFFSPSGVKFCLEVVQRLSGDRLTQIKFAAIGPTTQDAMTAEGLCVSCAAEKPTAEHLAAAIAKVLQ